From a region of the Sesamum indicum cultivar Zhongzhi No. 13 linkage group LG3, S_indicum_v1.0, whole genome shotgun sequence genome:
- the LOC105158525 gene encoding uncharacterized protein LOC105158525 has product FSQPHDLCCRRYLQEAREEEEEEEQFRRTGKALIDVDSIAKHTSSIKREARKPFEEFLSCERYGAWRQEQRIVAARLKKHLKARWAIQKLIHEQLGRFQANYNRAMGPTKMTDVAQFLMPKWIPAHELAALFWLGDWRPSTILELLRSLAHSLWDPIAVERALSQLIHDIRIEEAVIDEEMTEIQANCVLHLPFGPTNTEGNWLALARVRSEFKKIHRVITKAQNLRTKALELAVSKVLSQTDAAEFLVAFVGIQEAIHEYSMKHKTRKGPVCIDELAIHSSVLE; this is encoded by the exons TTCTCTCAACCACACGATCTTTGTTGCAGGAGATATTTACAAGAAGCCcgtgaagaagaagaagaggaagaacaaTTCAGAAGGACAGGCAAAGCTCTCATAGATGTTGACTCCATTGCCAAGCACACCAGCTCCATCAAACGAGAAGCCAGAAAACCAT TTGAAGAGTTTCTGTCTTGTGAAAGATATGGAGCATGGAGGCAAGAGCAGAGGATTGTAGCAGCAAGGCTGAAGAAACACCTCAAGGCAAGATGGGCCATTCAGAAACTCATTCACGAACAGCTGGGCCGATTCCAGGCCAATTACAACCGGGCCATGGGCCCAACCAAGATGACGGACGTTGCACAATTTCTCATGCCCAAGTGGATTCCGGCCCACGAGCTAGCAGCCCTGTTTTGGCTCGGAGACTGGAGGCCCTCCACCATCCTCGAGCTCCTCCGCTCGTTGGCCCACTCCTTATGGGACCCAATTGCAGTGGAACGGGCCCTTTCCCAGCTCATCCACGATATACGGATCGAAGAGGCCGTGATCGACGAGGAAATGACCGAGATCCAAGCGAATTGTGTCCTTCACTTGCCGTTCGGCCCAACAAACACCGAGGGAAACTGGCTTGCCCTGGCCCGTGTTAGATCCGAATTCAAGAAAATCCATCGTGTCATCACTAAGGCCCAAAACCTAAG GACAAAAGCACTAGAACTGGCAGTGTCAAAGGTGCTGAGCCAGACAGATGCGGCAGAATTCCTAGTTGCATTTGTCGGAATTCAAGAAGCCATCCATGAATATTCAATGAAACATAAAACGCGAAAGGGTCCGGTCTGCATCGACGAACTTGCGATCCATTCCAGCGTATTGGAGTAG
- the LOC105158370 gene encoding E3 ubiquitin-protein ligase KEG — translation MADQIYAVSPVAPFDYELYEGDPDQLRTVDATPAQPNSYIDPASLKFKYRIGHGLFGAVWVATHHQSASDYDEYHEVAVKMLDPIKKDHVHKFLHKFEKLWVNLKSRQLQGVCWLHGISVVSDQICIALKSYEGSIGDRMGQLKGGKLPLADVLRYGIELARGVQQLHQIGFLVLNLKPTNFLLDENDHVVLGDFGIPYLLLGIAWRDPHLAFRPGTPNYMAPEQWQPGVRGPISYETDSWGFACSMIEMLTGTPPWFGRSVEEIHHSVVIHQEKPQVPSGLPPAVEDVLKGCFEYDFRNRPLMPDILQAFESSRKAVYNEGSWSGPGSNLFVDKLPRSGCSTWFLSKDPLQVGDTVRSRKALNTCKPLSLAVTEGVVVGIEKDSDRDGYVLVQIPNRHNQLRVNILALERVTSGFALGDWVRLIKENDKHSSLGILHSIQRDGSITVGFLGLETLWRGNSSEVKVVDPFSVGQFVRLKANIRTPQFEWPHKRGGAWASGKVSQILPNGCLVVRFPGRFVLRDESTCFLANPEEVERVSFDTCPGIVEKYELVEDFHWAVRPLAIAFSVFTAAKLGIFVGRNVGARINKRKRTQKPNDVQNQEGQSGANAAWLPPTVANILFKEGTPVSNSR, via the exons ATGGCGGATCAGATATATGCAGTCTCACCAGTAGCTCCCTTTGATTACGAGCTTTATGAAGGAGATCCCGATCAATTAAGAACTGTTGATGCTACACCTGCCCAGCCGAATTCATATATTGATCCTGCatcattgaaatttaaatataggaTTGGCCACGGGCTCTTTGGCGCTGTTTGGGTAGCGACACATCATCAATCAGCCTCGGATTATGATGAGTATCATGAAGTTGCAGTTAAGATGTTAGATCCTATAAAGAAGGATCATGTGCATAAGTTTCTTCATAAATTTGAGAAACTATGGGTAAATTTGAAGTCCCGACAATTGCAAGGTGTTTGTTGGTTGCATGGTATCTCCGTTGTATCCGACCAG ATCTGCATAGCTTTAAAATCTTATGAGGGGTCAATAGGTGATCGAATGGGGCAGCTGAAAGGAGGAAAACTTCCTCTAGCTGATGTTCTGAG GTATGGCATAGAATTAGCCAGAGGAGTTCAACAACTTCACCAGATAGGTTTCCTGGTACTAAACCTTAAGCCAACTAACTttcttcttgatgaaaatgacCATGTTGTCCTTGGAGACTTCGGGATCCCATACCTACTTCTTGGGATTGCCTGGCGTGATCCGCATTTAGCATTCAGGCCCGGAACCCCCAACTACATGGCACCTGAACAATGGCAGCCAGGAGTAAGAGGTCCAATATCCTATGAGACTGATTCTTGGGGGTTTGCCTGCAGCATGATTGAGATGCTGACTGGCACTCCACCATGGTTTGGCAGATCCGTGGAAGAGATACATCATTCAGTTGTAATTCATCAAGAAAAGCCACAGGTTCCAAGTGGTCTTCCTCCTGCAGTAGAAGATGTTCTCAAGGGTTGTTTTGAGTATGATTTTCGCAACCGACCACTAATGCCAGACATTTTACAAGCATTTGAAAG CTCAAGGAAGGCTGTTTATAATGAAGGATCATGGAGTGGTCCAGGAAGCAATTTGTTTGTAGATAAATTGCCTCGCAGTGGATGTAGCACATGGTTCCTCTCAAAAGATCCTCTTCAGGTTGGTGATACAGTTCGATCAAGAAAGGCTCTGAACACCTGCAAGCCTCTAAGTTTAGCTGTAACTGAAGGAGTTGTAGTTGGAATTGAGAAGGATAGTGATCGGGACGGATATGTACTGGTGCAAATCCCTAACAGGCACAACCAGCTCagagtaaatattttagcaCTAGAGAGGGTGACCTCTGGTTTTGCGTTGGGGGATTGGGTGCGGttgattaaagaaaatgacaagCATTCATCTCTGGGAATTTTACATTCCATACAGCGTGATGGAAGTATCACTGTTGGGTTTTTAGGGCTAGAAACTCTTTGGAGGGGGAATTCCTCTGAGGTCAAAGTGGTGGATCCATTTTCGGTGGGTCAATTCGTGAGGTTGAAGGCTAATATCAGGACTCCACAATTTGAGTGGCCTCACAAAAGGGGAGGGGCTTGGGCCAGTGGGAAAGTTTCGCAAATTCTTCCGAATGGTTGCCTCGTAGTTAGATTCCCAGGAAGATTTGTTCTCAGAGACGAATCAACATGTTTCTTGGCTAATCCTGAGGAAGTGGAGCGTGTGTCTTTTGATACTTGTCCAGGTATTGTGGAGAAGTACGAACTTGTTGAGGATTTTCACTGGGCTGTTCGACCTCTAGCAATTGCATTCAGTGTATTCACAGCCGCCAAGCTTGGGATCTTTGTTGGAAGAAATGTGGGTGCAAGAATAAATAAACGGAAAAGGACTCAGAAGCCGAATGATGTGCAGAATCAAGAGGGCCAAAGCGGTGCCAATGCAGCATGGCTTCCACCAACAGTGGCAAATATCCTCTTCAAAGAAGGCACGCCAGTCTCTAATTCTCGGTGA
- the LOC105158371 gene encoding uncharacterized protein LOC105158371, whose protein sequence is MVKVLPKTEKTDRPTKISTPFSLYSRSLTYRRLPEQLLRLSVLKLDGSSFSFHVARNATVGRLKLAIEEEFGLTPMDERKKLWPLVRSHFCLCYEGQKLISDKACIQSYGIKDGDQLHFIQHLRIDLAPTQQQLKNESVESKQHSKTNSRDARVNLHMSIEDQHVDLKNFYCGEDLAFLGPKCTKLTRSMIDLLSFSRFRHSKREAWEVKNYG, encoded by the exons ATGGTGAAGGTTTTGCCTAAAACAGAGAAAACAGATCGACCCACCAAGATTTCAACCCCATTTTCACTGTACAGCAGGAGTCTCACATACCGAAGGCTTCCGGAGCAGCTTCTCAGACTCTCTGTTCTCAAGTTGGACGGCTCTTCTTTCA GTTTTCACGTTGCAAGAAATGCTACTGTGGGTAGGCTGAAATTAGCCATTGAGGAAGAATTTGGCCTTACACCGATGGATGAACGGAAAAAATTATG GCCCCTTGTACGGAGCCACTTTTGTTTATGTTATGAAGGTCAGAAGCTAATCAGTGACAAAGCTTGCATTCAAAGTTATGGGATCAAAGACGGTGATCAG CTTCACTTCATCCAGCATTTGAGGATTGATCTTGCACCAACTCAACAGCAACTCAAGAATGAGAGTGTCGAGTCAAAACAGCATTCTAA GACAAACTCTCGTGATGCACGAGTGAATCTTCACATGAGCATCGAAGATCAACATGTTGACCTAAAGAACTTCTACTGTGGAGAAGACTTGGCTTTTTTAGGACCAAAGTGTACTAAGTTAACTCGTTCCATGATCGACTTGCTGTCGTTTTCAAGATTTCGACACTCGAAACGAGAAGCATGGGAAGTGAAGAACTATGGTTGA